From the Sphingomonas suaedae genome, one window contains:
- a CDS encoding TrbC/VirB2 family protein, with amino-acid sequence MGDPLSGPSTSALVTAAEWIQGTLLGTLATTIAVIAIAWIGLGMLTGRIDLRRGATVVLGCFVLFGAPTIAAGLMRLGDASGTRAAEPIALAPPAPIVTPSPVPYDPYAGASVPVR; translated from the coding sequence ATGGGAGACCCGCTCTCCGGCCCCTCGACCAGCGCACTGGTGACCGCTGCGGAGTGGATACAGGGAACGCTTCTCGGGACACTCGCGACAACCATTGCGGTGATCGCGATCGCATGGATCGGACTTGGGATGCTCACCGGACGGATTGATCTGCGCCGCGGAGCTACGGTCGTGCTCGGCTGCTTTGTTCTCTTTGGTGCGCCCACCATCGCTGCTGGGTTGATGCGGCTTGGGGATGCTAGCGGTACTCGCGCCGCAGAGCCGATTGCGCTGGCCCCGCCCGCTCCGATCGTGACGCCCTCGCCAGTACCTTATGATCCTTATGCCGGGGCATCGGTGCCAGTTCGCTAG
- a CDS encoding TrbI/VirB10 family protein yields MEPAPASAPQGEADIRPSVANASRQMPHWILVTAVVAAGAILFVILDGRRRATNAPAVKAQRTDLVASPPMPLYIPPAYVPEPASVAAALPVPALPPAIPPPSRVVPPAEPQIVYVPQPEPQSAAPPPPARRDASPILVIDNGGSVRGAGAQATSDAAGTPRQGGTAAAPAMNTNRARAGAFANRANTILQGTLIPAVLESALDSTRAGFARAIVSRDVRGFDGTQVLIPRGSRLIGEYGSDNGAGQKRALITWTRLIRPDGVTIAIQSPVADTLGRTGVRAKVNTHFWERFSGAILQSALDIGVNIASREAGAQTVIALPGANVTAQAVQPQQITPTLTVKPGTSISVFVARDLDFTGAENRR; encoded by the coding sequence ATGGAACCGGCCCCCGCATCGGCGCCCCAAGGCGAGGCGGATATCCGCCCCAGCGTCGCCAACGCGAGCCGACAGATGCCACATTGGATCTTGGTGACCGCAGTTGTTGCCGCAGGCGCAATCCTGTTCGTAATCCTCGATGGACGGCGCAGGGCGACCAACGCTCCGGCGGTCAAGGCACAGCGTACCGATCTGGTAGCGAGCCCGCCCATGCCGCTCTACATTCCGCCCGCCTATGTGCCGGAACCTGCGTCCGTCGCGGCGGCGCTCCCCGTCCCCGCACTCCCGCCCGCAATCCCGCCGCCGAGCCGTGTGGTGCCCCCAGCCGAACCGCAGATCGTCTATGTCCCGCAGCCCGAGCCGCAATCGGCCGCGCCACCTCCTCCCGCACGTCGCGATGCATCTCCCATTCTGGTGATCGACAACGGCGGCTCGGTACGAGGGGCAGGCGCACAGGCCACGTCCGACGCCGCCGGAACGCCACGACAAGGAGGAACGGCGGCTGCACCCGCGATGAACACCAATCGCGCGCGCGCTGGCGCGTTCGCCAATCGCGCAAACACCATCCTGCAAGGAACACTCATCCCTGCGGTGCTCGAGTCCGCTCTCGACTCGACCCGCGCCGGTTTTGCGCGGGCGATCGTCTCGCGCGACGTGCGCGGGTTCGATGGCACGCAGGTGCTGATCCCTCGAGGCAGCCGCCTCATCGGCGAATATGGTTCCGACAACGGCGCGGGGCAAAAACGCGCGCTCATTACCTGGACCCGCCTCATCCGTCCCGACGGCGTTACCATCGCGATCCAGTCGCCGGTCGCCGATACGCTGGGTCGCACAGGGGTGCGCGCAAAGGTCAACACGCATTTCTGGGAACGTTTTAGCGGGGCGATCCTGCAATCTGCCCTCGATATCGGCGTGAATATCGCTTCGCGCGAAGCTGGTGCTCAGACCGTCATAGCGCTGCCGGGCGCCAATGTGACCGCGCAGGCAGTGCAGCCGCAGCAGATCACGCCGACGCTGACCGTCAAGCCTGGGACGAGCATCAGTGTGTTCGTCGCGCGCGATCTTGACTTTACTGGCGCAGAGAACCGTCGATGA
- a CDS encoding DUF3168 domain-containing protein, translated as MSAREVLQAACVAALSDALEGVGVFDAPPVRAALPHAVVDEPLLADWSTKDMAGREGRIEIGLVDRGERPGRLRALTSAAEDALMAMDGGLPGGWRIVTLQLVRSRIIRGGDGWVATSDFRVRMLRVN; from the coding sequence ATGAGCGCGCGCGAGGTGTTGCAGGCGGCCTGTGTCGCCGCGCTGAGCGATGCGCTGGAGGGGGTGGGCGTGTTCGATGCGCCGCCGGTACGCGCGGCGCTGCCCCATGCGGTGGTCGACGAGCCGCTGCTGGCGGACTGGTCGACCAAGGACATGGCGGGACGCGAGGGACGGATCGAGATCGGGCTGGTCGACCGCGGCGAGCGGCCGGGGCGGCTGCGCGCGCTGACGAGTGCGGCGGAGGATGCGCTGATGGCGATGGACGGGGGCCTGCCCGGTGGATGGCGGATCGTGACGCTGCAGCTGGTGCGCAGCCGGATCATCCGCGGAGGCGACGGATGGGTGGCGACGAGCGATTTTCGCGTGCGGATGCTGCGGGTGAACTGA
- a CDS encoding gene transfer agent family protein — MSANPARGEAAIRVAGGALVLRPSFAALVAAEQELGPLFALVERAAEGRLTLGEMVALFWHCLKDRPEGLTREAFGEGVAAGGLAAATPALRVLIGQILAGR, encoded by the coding sequence ATGAGCGCCAATCCCGCGCGCGGCGAGGCGGCGATCCGGGTGGCGGGGGGGGCGCTGGTGCTGCGGCCGAGCTTTGCCGCGTTGGTCGCGGCGGAGCAGGAGCTGGGGCCGCTGTTCGCTCTGGTCGAGCGGGCGGCGGAGGGTCGGCTGACGCTGGGCGAGATGGTGGCTTTGTTCTGGCATTGCCTGAAGGATCGGCCAGAGGGGCTGACTCGTGAGGCGTTCGGCGAGGGGGTGGCGGCGGGGGGACTTGCCGCGGCGACCCCGGCGCTGCGCGTGCTGATCGGGCAAATATTGGCGGGACGGTGA
- a CDS encoding phage major tail protein, TP901-1 family, which produces MAVEKGSAFLLKVGDGGTPVAYATVAGLRTTQLSVNGEAVAITSKDSGGWRELLSGAGLRSVSVSAAGVFTGSAAETRIKGNALAGVLDDYRLSFESGETMTGRFLVTRLDYAGDFNGERSYTLSLESSGPVVSA; this is translated from the coding sequence ATGGCGGTGGAGAAGGGAAGCGCGTTCCTGTTGAAGGTGGGCGATGGTGGGACGCCGGTGGCCTATGCGACGGTCGCGGGGCTGCGGACGACGCAGCTGAGCGTCAATGGCGAGGCGGTGGCGATCACGTCGAAGGATTCGGGCGGGTGGCGCGAATTGCTGTCCGGCGCGGGGTTGCGGTCGGTGAGCGTGTCGGCGGCCGGCGTTTTCACGGGATCGGCGGCGGAGACGCGGATCAAGGGGAATGCGCTGGCCGGGGTGCTCGACGATTATCGGCTGAGCTTCGAGAGCGGCGAGACGATGACCGGGCGGTTCCTGGTCACGCGGCTGGACTATGCCGGGGATTTCAATGGCGAGCGTTCGTACACGCTGAGCCTCGAAAGCTCCGGGCCGGTGGTGTCGGCATGA
- a CDS encoding phage tail assembly chaperone codes for MSASRGAGPLHRAAHGPPPRAGEEFAERAALLAGQAGVAFGWAPEAFWRATPAELMALVRAVMGEAVAPPDRETIAKLMEAYPDG; via the coding sequence GTGAGCGCGTCGCGTGGGGCGGGCCCGCTCCACCGTGCTGCGCACGGTCCCCCGCCCCGTGCCGGGGAGGAATTTGCCGAGCGCGCCGCGCTGCTGGCGGGGCAGGCGGGGGTGGCGTTCGGCTGGGCGCCCGAGGCGTTCTGGCGCGCGACGCCGGCGGAACTGATGGCGCTGGTGCGGGCGGTGATGGGCGAAGCGGTCGCGCCGCCGGACCGCGAGACGATCGCGAAGCTGATGGAGGCATATCCCGATGGATGA
- a CDS encoding tail tape measure protein, whose translation MDEEIERLVVSVRADTQGFARDVAEMRGAIDGPLQAGADRAGRGIETALLRAVRTGKLGFEDLKRMANQMLAEIAADAVRGGLGAIFGSGGLGGLIGGLFGLPGRATGGPVAPGRPYVVGERGPELFVPTASGRVEVPMPGGGRDVRVAITIHAPGGGEAAGALRQSSRQVARAVKAALSGVD comes from the coding sequence ATGGATGAGGAAATCGAGCGGCTGGTGGTGAGCGTGCGCGCCGACACGCAGGGGTTCGCGCGCGACGTGGCGGAGATGCGCGGGGCGATCGACGGGCCGTTGCAGGCGGGAGCCGACCGGGCGGGACGCGGGATCGAGACGGCGCTGTTGCGTGCGGTACGGACCGGGAAGCTGGGGTTCGAGGATCTGAAGCGGATGGCGAACCAGATGCTCGCGGAGATCGCGGCGGACGCGGTGCGCGGCGGGTTGGGCGCGATCTTTGGCAGCGGGGGCCTGGGCGGCTTGATCGGCGGGCTGTTCGGGCTGCCGGGACGAGCGACCGGTGGGCCGGTGGCGCCCGGGCGCCCCTATGTCGTCGGCGAGCGCGGGCCGGAGCTGTTCGTGCCGACCGCGAGCGGGCGGGTCGAGGTGCCGATGCCGGGCGGCGGGCGCGACGTGCGGGTGGCGATCACGATCCATGCGCCGGGCGGCGGGGAGGCGGCAGGGGCGCTGCGGCAATCGAGCCGGCAGGTGGCGCGGGCGGTGAAGGCGGCGCTCAGCGGGGTGGATTAG
- a CDS encoding head-tail connector protein, translating into MTAAGEARVAVSYEAGLADNWAGLPPPVAQGVVLLAAHLFEARGAQPPAVVTALWRPWRRMRLAGGRAA; encoded by the coding sequence GTGACCGCTGCGGGCGAAGCGCGGGTCGCTGTCAGTTATGAAGCGGGACTCGCCGATAACTGGGCCGGGCTGCCGCCGCCAGTGGCGCAGGGCGTGGTGCTGCTGGCGGCGCATCTGTTCGAGGCGAGGGGTGCGCAGCCGCCGGCCGTGGTGACTGCGCTTTGGCGACCATGGCGGCGGATGCGGCTGGCCGGAGGGCGGGCGGCATGA
- a CDS encoding ADP-ribosylation/crystallin J1 codes for MTVATTTLWRPVGPAELDLIRQSDMRAFPPRLPEQPIFYPVVSEEYAIKIARDWNVPESGSGFVTRFAVRSDFLAKYRIEEAGGRAHREYWIPAEDLPAFNAAIVGEIAVTHRSP; via the coding sequence ATGACCGTAGCCACCACGACGCTCTGGCGCCCTGTCGGCCCCGCCGAACTGGACCTGATCCGTCAGTCGGACATGCGGGCATTCCCGCCCCGGCTTCCCGAGCAGCCGATCTTCTATCCCGTGGTGAGCGAGGAGTATGCGATCAAGATCGCCCGCGACTGGAACGTGCCCGAAAGCGGCTCGGGCTTCGTGACCCGCTTCGCGGTGCGCAGCGATTTCCTCGCCAAATACCGGATCGAGGAAGCGGGTGGCCGCGCGCACCGCGAATACTGGATTCCCGCCGAGGATCTGCCCGCGTTCAACGCGGCGATCGTCGGCGAGATCGCGGTGACGCACCGCTCTCCCTAA
- a CDS encoding virB8 family protein — protein sequence MKEEPRAKRDAYYREAASWAQDRHDALRRSRRIAWIVAGAAAAIAVLEAFALMLLTPLKTVEPYTLLVDKQTGFVQAVKPLEPAQISGDAALTQSFLVQYVIARESFDIDALQANYRKVALWSGDSARSRYIASMQPSFADSPLNRYPRSTVVETNVKSVSPMGPGAAMVRFETRRTDQGGQARVIGSWVAVVRYRYSGEPMRVEDRYLNPLGFQVLRYRRDPEAMPQTEPASSPAQSGPAGASTPAQ from the coding sequence ATGAAGGAAGAACCGCGCGCCAAGCGCGACGCCTATTATCGCGAAGCAGCGAGTTGGGCGCAGGACCGGCACGATGCGCTGCGCCGCTCGCGGCGCATTGCCTGGATCGTCGCCGGCGCGGCCGCGGCGATCGCGGTGCTCGAAGCCTTTGCGCTGATGCTGCTGACCCCGCTCAAGACGGTCGAACCCTATACGCTGCTGGTCGACAAGCAGACAGGGTTTGTCCAGGCGGTCAAGCCGCTCGAACCCGCCCAGATCTCGGGTGACGCAGCGCTGACCCAATCATTCCTCGTCCAATATGTGATCGCGCGGGAGAGCTTCGATATCGACGCGCTTCAGGCAAACTATCGCAAGGTCGCGCTCTGGTCGGGCGATAGCGCGCGCAGCCGCTATATCGCGAGCATGCAGCCTTCGTTCGCGGACAGCCCGCTCAACCGCTATCCGCGCTCCACGGTAGTCGAGACCAACGTCAAGAGCGTCTCACCGATGGGTCCCGGAGCGGCAATGGTCCGCTTCGAAACCCGCCGCACCGACCAGGGCGGACAGGCGCGCGTAATCGGCTCCTGGGTCGCGGTCGTGCGCTATCGCTATTCGGGCGAGCCGATGCGGGTAGAGGACCGGTATCTCAATCCCCTGGGATTCCAGGTGCTCCGCTATCGCCGCGATCCCGAAGCGATGCCGCAGACAGAGCCCGCCTCGTCGCCTGCACAAAGCGGCCCTGCGGGCGCGAGTACGCCAGCACAATGA
- a CDS encoding DUF2460 domain-containing protein, producing MTYWLARERTVQEAGVLTRFDPAYWTVNFPRPMMASVVTTAPDALRVDAVFYRQDDLAGLIWESEDRHDHPLLAYETSRDYRGCRLAFRWRSLGVLALDAVNGPVLTIEGRDAAGAPRAWYVRLWNYAQGTAEDCVVTIDFASVAGGFLLPAEADPVWAGDVDRMFVSLVPPGYTGVDAALAAPVEGWVELSQIAVSGPGAVLAISDVVVPEHGLSICSGYDDSYHLTPARLLRNALQLGYRGDIVHYVGMSHYFRLEPLGGGYYASLAGGVLNAPCAAWHADFAERARRLGFGVIWSLSYELFDAHCWNDWKQRAHDGSPALTGWEPPSALLSPAHGGAMGYLQAVAAAFVGIAQGAGLAVKFQVGEPWWWVMGDGRLCIHDDAARAVLGDPPEQNVRGAPDTAVLDAAGALLAASTAALCAAVRAVAPDAVTLLLAYLPTVLDRAAPELKRANLPVGWASPAFDVLQLEDYDWAAAGNAVASARGVALAQERLGYPVERQHYFAGFVLNPEDAQQWRGIAEAADAARRRGVAATFIWALPQVIRDGFVTFDQEEDVQAFDDVLFPIALGREAEVAPEVSTAILTSAGGHEARNAAWAQARTRYDVGPGVRSEEDIQRLLAFYRARMGPARAFRLRDPFDDCSNDGGEPGASDQLLGGGDGEAQAFALVKHYGGVVRRITRPVAGSVRAALDGEETVAFELGAGGVVVFDDPPGEGAVVTAGFRFDVPVRFAEDSLSVNRATFMAGAAPSVPLIEVRED from the coding sequence GTGACCTATTGGCTGGCGCGCGAGCGCACGGTGCAGGAGGCGGGTGTGCTGACGCGCTTCGACCCTGCCTATTGGACGGTCAATTTTCCGCGGCCGATGATGGCGAGCGTCGTCACAACTGCGCCGGACGCATTGCGCGTGGATGCGGTGTTCTATCGGCAGGACGATCTGGCGGGGCTGATCTGGGAGTCGGAGGACCGGCACGATCATCCGCTGCTCGCCTATGAAACCAGCCGCGATTATCGCGGGTGTCGGCTGGCGTTTCGGTGGCGATCCTTGGGGGTGCTGGCGCTGGACGCGGTCAACGGCCCGGTGTTGACGATCGAGGGGCGCGATGCGGCGGGGGCGCCGCGTGCCTGGTATGTGCGGCTGTGGAACTACGCGCAGGGGACGGCGGAGGATTGCGTCGTCACGATCGACTTTGCCAGCGTGGCGGGCGGGTTTCTGTTGCCCGCCGAGGCGGACCCGGTGTGGGCGGGGGATGTCGACCGGATGTTCGTGAGCCTGGTGCCGCCGGGCTATACGGGTGTGGACGCGGCGTTGGCGGCGCCGGTCGAGGGGTGGGTCGAGCTGTCGCAGATCGCGGTGAGCGGACCGGGCGCGGTGCTGGCGATCAGCGATGTCGTGGTGCCCGAACATGGGTTGTCGATCTGTAGCGGCTATGACGACAGCTATCACCTCACGCCCGCGCGGCTGCTGCGCAACGCGCTCCAGCTCGGCTATCGCGGGGACATCGTCCATTATGTCGGGATGAGCCATTATTTCCGGCTCGAGCCGCTGGGCGGCGGCTATTATGCGAGCCTTGCCGGCGGGGTGCTCAATGCGCCGTGCGCGGCGTGGCACGCGGATTTTGCCGAGCGGGCCAGGCGCCTCGGGTTCGGCGTGATCTGGTCGCTGAGCTACGAACTGTTCGACGCGCATTGCTGGAACGACTGGAAGCAGCGCGCGCATGACGGGTCGCCCGCGCTGACCGGGTGGGAGCCGCCATCGGCGCTGCTCTCCCCAGCGCATGGCGGGGCGATGGGGTATCTTCAGGCGGTGGCGGCGGCGTTCGTCGGGATCGCGCAGGGCGCGGGGCTGGCGGTGAAATTCCAGGTCGGCGAGCCATGGTGGTGGGTGATGGGCGATGGCCGCCTGTGCATCCATGACGATGCCGCGCGCGCGGTGCTGGGCGATCCGCCCGAGCAGAATGTGCGCGGCGCGCCCGATACCGCAGTGCTGGATGCGGCGGGGGCGTTGCTCGCGGCATCGACGGCGGCGCTGTGTGCGGCGGTGCGGGCGGTGGCGCCGGACGCGGTGACGCTGTTGCTCGCCTACCTCCCCACGGTGCTGGACCGTGCGGCGCCCGAGCTCAAGCGCGCGAACCTGCCGGTCGGCTGGGCGTCGCCCGCCTTCGATGTGCTGCAGCTCGAGGATTATGACTGGGCAGCGGCGGGCAATGCCGTGGCGAGCGCGCGCGGGGTGGCGCTGGCGCAAGAGCGGCTGGGCTATCCGGTCGAGCGGCAGCATTATTTCGCGGGATTCGTGTTGAACCCGGAGGATGCGCAGCAGTGGCGCGGGATCGCCGAGGCGGCGGACGCGGCGCGGCGGCGCGGGGTGGCGGCGACGTTCATCTGGGCGCTGCCGCAGGTGATCCGCGACGGGTTCGTGACATTCGATCAGGAGGAAGACGTGCAGGCTTTCGACGATGTGCTGTTCCCGATCGCGCTGGGGCGCGAGGCGGAGGTCGCGCCCGAGGTGTCGACCGCGATCCTGACGAGTGCGGGCGGGCATGAGGCGCGCAACGCCGCCTGGGCGCAGGCGCGAACCCGCTACGATGTCGGGCCGGGGGTACGGAGCGAGGAGGATATCCAGCGGCTGCTGGCCTTCTATCGCGCGCGGATGGGGCCGGCGCGGGCGTTCCGGCTGCGCGACCCGTTCGACGATTGCTCGAACGATGGCGGCGAGCCGGGGGCGAGCGACCAGCTGCTGGGCGGGGGCGATGGCGAGGCCCAGGCGTTCGCGCTGGTGAAACATTATGGCGGGGTGGTGCGGCGGATCACCCGACCGGTCGCGGGCAGCGTGCGGGCCGCGCTGGACGGCGAGGAGACCGTGGCGTTCGAGTTGGGCGCCGGCGGAGTGGTCGTGTTCGACGATCCGCCGGGCGAGGGTGCGGTGGTGACCGCCGGGTTCCGGTTCGACGTGCCGGTGCGCTTTGCCGAGGATTCGCTGAGCGTGAACCGGGCGACCTTCATGGCGGGGGCGGCGCCGAGCGTGCCGCTGATCGAGGTCCGCGAGGATTAG
- a CDS encoding TrbG/VirB9 family P-type conjugative transfer protein: MVLVAALAFVGSSLAQVRPQPGAGDPRLQSVEFRAEQVVTLEVATGYQLSLEFAPDERIESVAVGDSGAWLVTPTQRGSHLFIKPVETGVATNMTVVTDARTYLFDLQPLPGPSSLMAYTVRFTYPKPSTAASMLTEAAQPTSETLYRVSGDRRLRPSELSDDGIKTYIRWPAAVALPAVYGIDDRGRETLLNGMMRDGLYVIDGVSERLVFRIDNRIARAKRVRASRKR; this comes from the coding sequence ATGGTCCTTGTCGCCGCGCTGGCCTTTGTAGGTTCGAGCCTCGCGCAGGTGCGTCCTCAGCCGGGTGCGGGCGATCCGCGCCTCCAATCGGTCGAGTTCCGGGCAGAGCAGGTCGTCACGCTCGAAGTCGCGACCGGATATCAGCTCTCCCTCGAATTTGCGCCGGACGAGCGGATCGAGAGCGTTGCGGTCGGCGATAGCGGCGCGTGGCTGGTTACACCCACCCAGCGCGGCAGCCACCTGTTCATAAAGCCGGTCGAGACAGGTGTCGCGACCAACATGACCGTGGTGACGGACGCCCGCACCTATCTGTTCGATCTCCAGCCTTTACCCGGTCCATCGTCACTTATGGCGTACACGGTGCGCTTCACCTACCCCAAGCCAAGCACTGCGGCATCGATGCTGACAGAGGCGGCGCAACCAACAAGCGAGACCCTTTACCGCGTGAGCGGGGACCGGCGCTTGCGGCCATCGGAACTCAGTGACGATGGCATCAAGACCTACATCCGCTGGCCCGCTGCGGTGGCCCTGCCTGCGGTATACGGCATCGATGATCGCGGCCGGGAGACGTTGCTCAACGGCATGATGCGCGACGGGCTCTACGTAATTGACGGCGTGTCCGAGCGGCTTGTGTTCCGGATCGACAACCGCATCGCACGGGCAAAGCGCGTGCGCGCTTCGAGGAAGCGCTGA
- the virB11 gene encoding P-type DNA transfer ATPase VirB11 translates to MTAASPRGQVYLLSYLAPFGEALTRPDVTDIYVNRPHEIWAESSGGAIERDDAPLLDEVTLGRLARQIAALAHQGISREHPLLSATLPDGARVQIVAPPATRDGVVLAIRKHVSPDLTLDDYLATGAFDATQTGAEAENADDQRIAALVEAGDISGALSTAVRARKNILVSGGTSTGKTTFLNALLREVPSDERLILIEDTPELRATHQNSVGLLAARSELGEARVTANDLVAASLRMRPDRIILGELRGDEALAFLRAVNTGHPGSMTTVHADSPHGAIEQIALLVLQAGTQLSRADVHHYVRSTIDVYVQLSRSSGRRYVSQVALRSMLGAQG, encoded by the coding sequence ATGACTGCGGCATCCCCGCGAGGCCAAGTCTATCTACTGAGCTACCTCGCGCCTTTTGGCGAGGCCCTGACGCGCCCGGATGTGACCGACATCTACGTCAACCGGCCCCACGAAATCTGGGCCGAATCCAGCGGCGGCGCGATCGAGCGCGACGATGCGCCATTGCTGGATGAAGTGACGCTCGGGCGCCTGGCGCGCCAGATCGCGGCGCTGGCACATCAAGGCATCAGCCGGGAACATCCATTGCTCTCGGCGACATTGCCAGACGGCGCCCGTGTCCAAATCGTGGCGCCGCCCGCAACCCGTGACGGCGTGGTGCTGGCGATCCGCAAGCACGTGTCGCCCGATCTGACGCTCGACGACTATCTCGCGACGGGCGCGTTCGATGCGACTCAGACCGGCGCGGAGGCCGAGAATGCGGACGATCAGCGGATCGCCGCGCTTGTCGAAGCGGGCGACATCTCCGGGGCACTGAGCACCGCCGTCCGCGCCCGAAAGAATATCCTCGTGTCCGGCGGGACCTCCACCGGCAAGACCACGTTCCTCAACGCGCTTCTGCGCGAGGTGCCGTCAGATGAGCGGCTGATCCTGATCGAGGATACGCCGGAGCTTCGGGCTACGCACCAGAACTCGGTTGGACTTCTCGCCGCACGTAGCGAGCTTGGTGAAGCGCGGGTCACCGCAAACGATCTGGTCGCTGCCTCACTTCGCATGCGCCCAGATCGGATCATTCTTGGCGAGCTACGCGGCGATGAAGCGCTCGCGTTCTTGCGCGCGGTCAATACCGGGCATCCCGGATCCATGACGACCGTCCATGCCGACAGCCCCCATGGCGCGATCGAACAGATCGCGCTGCTGGTGCTCCAGGCCGGTACACAGCTCAGCCGCGCCGACGTCCATCACTATGTGCGTTCGACGATCGACGTCTACGTACAGCTCTCGCGGTCCAGCGGACGCAGATATGTGTCGCAGGTCGCACTGCGCTCGATGCTTGGAGCTCAAGGCTGA